A portion of the Vibrio coralliirubri genome contains these proteins:
- the hrpA gene encoding ATP-dependent RNA helicase HrpA — MTSSPEKADNNKNAAQPSSSQSKAKPNQAASKKSAEQSNTKKAEQSATNNKSSQNSPASLRKALNECMMRDRFRLSKRIAGASKIKNEQAKHAVFDEIALDIAKSMMTATQRAAQKPTIEYPEILPVSQKREDIAKAIAENQVVIVAGETGSGKTTQLPKICSELGRGRFGLIGHTQPRRLAARSVANRIAEEMETQLGEFVGYKVRFNDQISDNTQIKLMTDGILLAEIQHDRFLNQYDTIIIDEAHERSLNIDFIMGYLKELLPKRPDLKVIITSATIDPERFSKHFNNAPIIEVSGRTYPVDTRYRPLGGDESDSDRDQIEGIFEAVDELCDEGLGDILIFMNGEREIRDTADALSKRNLRDTEIVPLYARLSAGEQNRIFQSHTGRRIVLATNVAETSLTVPGIKYVIDPGTARISRYSYRTKVQRLPIEPVSQASANQRKGRCGRVAEGICIRLYSEEDFESRPEFTDPEILRTNLASVILQMTALGLGDIQAFPFVEAPDKRNIQDGVRLLEELGAIATVEPSANKNKNHGDDKKKLTAIGRKLAKLPIDPRLARMVIEAPRNRCLHEVMVIASALSIQDPRERPSDKQQSSDDKHKRFFDKESDFITFVNLWDYIKQQQKSLSSNQFRKQCKQDYLNYLRIREWQDVYFQIHQAMRELDTKLNTEPGSYDGIHMSLLSGLLSHIGMKDQEKNEYQGARNARFHIFPASGLFKKQPKWIMSAELVETSKLWGRVIAKIQPEWIEPLAKHLIKRSYSEPHWSKKQAAVMAHEKVMLYGIPIVPKRLVNYGAIDATVSRELFVRSALVEGEWETKHAFFKQNRKLLQEVEELEHKSRRRDILIDDDELFDFYDQRVGEEAVSGRHFDTWWKKTSQKTPELLNFEKSMLFRGDASHVTDLDYPNFWHQNGIKLKLSYQFEPGDDNDGVTVHIPLPILNQIDQNGFDWQIPGLRQELVISLIKSLPKTLRRNFVPAPNYADAFLARVTPLEAPLLDSLEKELRRMTGVEVVRDDWKLDQIPEHLKVTFRAVDHRKRKLKEQKDLHELKESLKDKVQETLSKVADDDIEQQNLHTWSFGELPKVYQQKRGGYDVKAFPALVDTKDSVEIKLFETEQEQISAMKSGQRRLILLNVPSPIKYLHSNLPNKSKLGLYFNPYGQVLDLIDDCIACGIDKLIEEKGGLVWEPEQFEALKEHVRAELGDTVVEIAQQVETILTTAFSISKKLKGRVDLSMAFALSDIKAQVEGLIFKGFATECGWKRLPDILRYMRAIERRMEKLPIDPNKDRLHMIKVESVMNDYKELLNKIPKGIAVPENVKEVRWMIEELRVSFFAQQLGTPYPVSDKRVKNAIDAC; from the coding sequence TTGACTTCGTCTCCGGAAAAAGCAGATAACAACAAGAATGCAGCACAGCCAAGTTCTTCACAGAGCAAAGCGAAACCAAACCAAGCTGCATCGAAAAAATCTGCTGAACAATCAAATACCAAAAAAGCTGAACAATCAGCGACAAACAATAAATCATCTCAGAATAGCCCAGCCTCTCTTCGTAAAGCGCTCAACGAATGTATGATGCGCGATCGCTTCCGTTTGAGTAAGCGAATTGCTGGTGCGAGCAAAATTAAGAACGAACAAGCTAAGCACGCTGTCTTTGATGAGATTGCGTTAGACATTGCTAAGTCGATGATGACGGCAACTCAGCGTGCGGCACAGAAACCAACGATTGAATACCCAGAAATTCTACCGGTTAGCCAAAAACGCGAAGACATCGCGAAAGCCATCGCTGAAAACCAAGTGGTTATCGTGGCGGGTGAAACGGGTTCGGGTAAAACCACTCAGTTACCAAAAATCTGTTCTGAGCTTGGCCGCGGCCGCTTTGGCTTAATTGGTCACACTCAGCCTCGTCGTCTTGCGGCGCGTTCGGTTGCGAACCGTATTGCTGAAGAGATGGAAACACAGCTGGGTGAGTTCGTTGGTTATAAGGTTCGATTCAACGACCAGATTTCGGACAATACCCAAATCAAATTGATGACCGACGGTATTCTACTGGCGGAAATTCAACACGACCGATTCTTAAATCAGTACGACACCATCATCATCGATGAAGCGCACGAACGCAGCCTAAATATCGATTTCATCATGGGTTACTTGAAAGAGTTGCTGCCAAAGCGTCCTGATCTGAAAGTGATCATCACGTCGGCAACCATCGATCCAGAGCGTTTCTCGAAGCACTTCAACAATGCACCAATCATTGAAGTTTCTGGCCGTACTTACCCAGTAGATACGCGTTACCGCCCATTAGGTGGTGATGAAAGTGATTCAGACCGCGACCAAATCGAAGGCATCTTTGAAGCGGTTGATGAGCTGTGTGATGAAGGGCTTGGCGATATCTTGATCTTCATGAACGGTGAGCGAGAGATTCGTGATACCGCAGATGCATTAAGTAAACGTAACCTTCGCGATACTGAAATTGTTCCGCTTTACGCGCGTCTATCGGCGGGTGAACAGAACCGTATCTTCCAGTCTCATACTGGTCGACGCATCGTTCTGGCAACCAACGTGGCAGAAACCTCGTTAACCGTTCCGGGCATCAAGTATGTTATCGACCCGGGTACGGCGCGTATCAGCCGCTACAGCTATCGTACTAAGGTACAACGCCTACCGATTGAGCCGGTATCTCAAGCGAGTGCTAACCAGCGTAAAGGTCGTTGTGGTCGTGTTGCGGAAGGTATCTGTATTCGTCTGTACTCAGAGGAAGATTTCGAATCACGCCCAGAGTTTACTGACCCAGAGATTCTTCGTACTAACCTAGCATCGGTTATCCTTCAGATGACAGCGCTAGGCCTAGGCGACATTCAAGCGTTCCCATTTGTTGAAGCGCCCGATAAGCGAAACATTCAAGACGGTGTAAGGCTGCTTGAAGAGTTGGGTGCGATCGCGACTGTTGAACCGTCAGCGAACAAAAACAAAAACCACGGTGATGATAAGAAGAAGCTAACCGCGATTGGTCGTAAGCTGGCAAAACTGCCTATCGATCCACGTTTAGCGCGTATGGTGATTGAAGCGCCACGTAACCGATGCCTACACGAAGTGATGGTGATCGCGTCTGCGTTGTCGATTCAAGATCCGCGTGAGCGTCCATCAGATAAGCAACAATCGTCTGATGACAAGCACAAGCGTTTCTTCGATAAAGAGTCTGACTTCATCACGTTTGTGAACTTGTGGGACTACATCAAGCAGCAGCAAAAATCGCTGTCGAGTAACCAGTTCCGCAAACAGTGTAAGCAAGATTACCTCAACTATTTACGTATCCGTGAATGGCAAGATGTGTACTTCCAAATTCACCAAGCAATGCGTGAGCTGGATACTAAGTTGAATACAGAACCGGGCAGCTACGATGGCATTCACATGTCACTGCTATCAGGTTTGCTTTCGCACATCGGTATGAAAGACCAAGAGAAGAATGAGTATCAAGGTGCACGTAATGCGCGTTTCCACATCTTCCCTGCGTCTGGCCTATTTAAGAAACAGCCTAAGTGGATCATGTCTGCTGAGTTGGTAGAAACCTCAAAGCTTTGGGGCCGTGTTATCGCGAAGATTCAACCTGAATGGATTGAACCGCTAGCGAAACACCTGATTAAACGTAGCTATAGCGAACCACATTGGTCGAAGAAACAAGCAGCGGTAATGGCACACGAAAAAGTGATGCTTTACGGAATCCCAATCGTACCTAAACGCCTTGTGAACTACGGCGCGATTGATGCCACCGTCAGCCGCGAGTTGTTCGTGCGTAGCGCGTTGGTAGAAGGTGAGTGGGAAACCAAACACGCTTTCTTCAAGCAGAACCGTAAGCTTCTACAAGAAGTCGAAGAGCTTGAGCATAAATCACGTCGTCGTGACATCTTGATCGATGATGATGAACTGTTCGATTTCTATGACCAGCGTGTGGGCGAAGAAGCGGTTTCTGGCCGTCACTTTGATACATGGTGGAAGAAGACCAGTCAGAAAACACCTGAGCTGCTTAACTTTGAAAAGTCGATGCTGTTCCGCGGCGATGCTAGCCACGTTACCGATCTGGATTACCCGAATTTCTGGCATCAAAACGGTATCAAGCTCAAGCTGAGTTACCAATTTGAGCCGGGCGACGATAACGATGGTGTAACGGTACACATTCCGCTGCCTATCTTGAACCAGATCGACCAGAACGGTTTTGATTGGCAGATCCCAGGTCTACGTCAAGAGCTCGTAATTAGCTTGATTAAGTCGTTACCTAAAACGCTACGCCGTAACTTTGTACCTGCGCCAAACTACGCAGATGCATTCTTGGCACGTGTGACACCACTTGAAGCACCGTTACTGGATTCTCTTGAGAAAGAGCTACGCCGCATGACGGGCGTGGAAGTAGTGCGTGATGACTGGAAGTTAGACCAGATTCCAGAGCACTTAAAGGTAACATTCCGTGCTGTAGATCATCGCAAGCGTAAGCTGAAAGAACAGAAAGATCTGCATGAGTTGAAAGAGAGCCTGAAAGACAAGGTTCAAGAAACGCTTTCTAAAGTGGCAGACGATGACATCGAGCAGCAGAACCTGCACACGTGGAGCTTTGGTGAATTGCCAAAAGTCTACCAGCAGAAACGCGGTGGCTACGATGTTAAAGCCTTCCCTGCGCTGGTGGATACCAAAGACAGCGTAGAGATCAAACTGTTCGAAACCGAGCAAGAGCAGATCTCGGCTATGAAATCGGGTCAGCGTCGTTTAATCCTGTTGAACGTGCCATCGCCGATCAAATACTTGCACTCTAACCTGCCGAACAAATCGAAACTTGGCTTGTACTTCAACCCATACGGACAGGTACTCGATCTTATTGATGACTGTATCGCTTGTGGTATTGATAAGCTGATTGAAGAGAAGGGCGGTTTGGTTTGGGAACCCGAGCAGTTTGAAGCACTGAAAGAACACGTACGTGCAGAGCTGGGTGATACGGTTGTTGAGATTGCTCAGCAGGTTGAAACCATCCTAACCACGGCATTCAGCATCAGTAAAAAGCTGAAAGGACGCGTGGATCTTTCTATGGCATTCGCACTTTCTGACATAAAAGCTCAGGTAGAAGGTTTGATTTTTAAGGGTTTTGCCACAGAATGTGGATGGAAACGCCTGCCAGATATTCTACGCTATATGAGAGCGATTGAACGCCGCATGGAAAAACTGCCAATTGACCCGAACAAAGATCGTCTTCACATGATCAAAGTTGAGTCAGTAATGAATGATTACAAAGAACTGCTGAATAAAATTCCAAAAGGGATCGCGGTTCCAGAAAATGTAAAAGAGGTGCGTTGGATGATAGAAGAGCTTCGTGTAAGCTTCTTCGCACAGCAGCTCGGTACGCCTTACCCAGTATCAGATAAGCGTGTTAAAAACGCGATTGATGCTTGCTAA
- a CDS encoding MipA/OmpV family protein, which yields MKLKYLPTLPSSGVVLLGSAFLSSIFVSANAWAAEEQEWGIAAMFRTASIPYDTSGGDQSVSSFVPMLFFKNDYVFIDGTEMGAYLYQTDDEKWSFNAISRMRFIDIPASEQNAIEGDTADFGAQLTYQLDDSWSVETELMSDSEYNFHGNLRAKAKYETGDWEFYPSATLRYKSADFNSEYYSASNETIGAGVDLNVGVETRYHVVSNLYLLGSTSVTRLDDNAYDSSIVEDRYQGELYLGFGFFNDKEKAPKPKLSNAPYLRVAHGWATPSNIGDIMKFNTEKDEYNNQLTSFFYGHPLTDEIFGFPLDIYLTPGIAHHWSSDVQSSSTEYIIAIKAYYTFDWPTQWRVGVAEGMSYIDSITYIEGSEMDRKGYTASHLLNYLDFSFDVNVGDLIGKNDLNNLWFGYSLHHRSAIFEKSSQYGRIKGGSNYNTVYFQYEF from the coding sequence ATGAAGCTCAAATATTTACCGACTCTCCCTTCATCTGGGGTGGTTTTACTAGGTAGTGCTTTCCTAAGTAGCATTTTCGTAAGTGCTAATGCGTGGGCCGCTGAAGAGCAAGAGTGGGGCATCGCTGCAATGTTCCGTACTGCGAGCATCCCTTATGACACGTCTGGTGGTGACCAATCGGTTAGCTCATTCGTACCGATGCTGTTTTTCAAGAACGATTATGTGTTCATTGACGGTACCGAGATGGGGGCATACCTCTATCAAACTGACGATGAGAAGTGGTCTTTCAATGCTATCTCTCGCATGCGCTTTATTGATATCCCAGCATCTGAGCAGAACGCGATTGAAGGCGATACGGCGGATTTCGGTGCTCAACTGACCTACCAGCTTGATGATTCTTGGTCTGTCGAGACGGAATTAATGAGCGACAGTGAATACAACTTCCACGGTAACTTACGTGCTAAAGCTAAGTATGAAACCGGAGATTGGGAGTTTTACCCGAGCGCGACACTTCGTTATAAAAGTGCTGACTTCAATAGCGAGTATTACTCCGCGTCTAATGAAACCATTGGTGCCGGTGTTGACTTAAATGTTGGTGTTGAAACGCGTTACCATGTGGTTTCAAACTTGTACTTATTGGGTTCAACCAGTGTGACTCGATTGGACGATAACGCTTACGACTCGTCGATTGTTGAAGATCGTTATCAAGGTGAGTTGTACCTTGGCTTTGGCTTCTTTAACGACAAAGAGAAAGCGCCGAAACCTAAGCTGAGCAATGCGCCGTATTTACGTGTCGCACACGGCTGGGCAACGCCATCCAATATTGGCGACATCATGAAGTTCAATACAGAGAAAGACGAATACAATAACCAGTTGACCTCGTTCTTCTATGGACACCCGTTAACCGATGAGATCTTCGGCTTCCCATTGGACATCTATTTGACCCCAGGTATTGCGCATCACTGGAGTTCAGACGTTCAATCAAGCAGCACCGAATACATTATCGCAATCAAGGCGTACTACACCTTTGATTGGCCAACTCAGTGGCGTGTTGGTGTGGCAGAAGGTATGTCTTACATCGATTCGATTACCTACATCGAAGGCTCAGAGATGGACCGTAAAGGTTACACAGCAAGCCATCTGTTAAACTACTTAGACTTCTCATTTGATGTGAACGTCGGCGACTTGATTGGTAAGAATGACTTGAACAACTTATGGTTCGGTTATTCATTGCATCACCGTTCTGCGATCTTTGAAAAATCCTCTCAGTATGGTCGTATCAAAGGCGGCAGTAACTACAACACGGTTTACTTCCAATATGAGTTTTAA